The segment ACTTCCCAGAGTCCTTAGCCTTCTTGGCGTCTTTAGGAGGCTGAATTTAATATATAACAGTAAGCTTCTTGTATATTTACACGGAGAACAATCATAAACTAAGCATCATCGACAGCTACATGaacaccactgcaccactgatGTTTTATTGCAAATCtacaaaatctaaaaaaagcacacaggcATCGGCGTTAAAACACAACTTCACGCAGCGAAAGCGTAGCTCGATTGCTAACGGCTAACGAGCACGCCGCGCCGAGGTTTCGCTGCTTTCAGTCTTCATTcattccacaaaaacacaaactgtcGATTTACTGCGGATCAATTACAGAGAGAACCCGCATGCTGCGCTAATCTACATTTCACGACCAACCAAACTTCTAAATCGttcattttttccaaaaagCCTGAGCATTTCTCACCATGATGCGGTCCCGTCAAGATGTCGGAGAGAAAGGAAGTTCGCTCCGCGCACGGCCCTGTAGACAACGCGTGCTTCCGGGAGACGAGGCAAAGGCTCATGGGAAATGAAGTTTTGAACACAAAAGAACATGAAACATAGCCGTTTCGGTAATAACAGATCAAAGTGGAaaatattgttcttaaatgtagACGACGTGAGCAATTCCTGTCAATGCATGAGCAGAAATAGCTGTAAAAGGGACGTTTGAAATGGGCCATCGTAGTCACGTGACTCTTCCGCGTCCCTGTCAGGTGGTCAGATGGAGAAAAATGGCGATCTTCAGTGTATATGTTGTCAATAAAGCTGGCGGTTTAATTTACCAGTATGACAATTATGTGCCCAGGGCGGAGGCTGAGAAAACCTTTAGCTTTCCGCTAGATTTGGTACTGAAAGTGCACGATGAGAAGGTGGTGGTTTCTTTTGGTCAGCGTGACGGTATTCGGGGTGAGTGTCTTCCACTTGTCAATATTTGTAGCGCTTTCACAGCCGTGCGCTACTGTAAAACGTCTCGTCCGTCCTCCACCAGTCGGCCACGCGGTCCTGTCCATCAACGGCGTCGATGTGAACGGGAGACAAACCGCGGAGGGCAAGGACATCGTCGAGTACCTGAAAGAGCCGTCCAACTACCCGGTGTCCATCCGCTTCGGCAGGGCTCGGCTGAGCTCCAACGAGAAGCTGATGCTCGCCTCCATGTTCCACTCGTAGGTGCCTTCGGGCCCGAGGCCGGGGCGCGTTTTGCTGGCGGGGAGACGGCGTTCTAACCCCCCTCTTCTCGCGTCCGCAGGCTGTTCGCCATCGGCTCGCAGTTGTCTCCGGAGGTGGGCAGCTCTGGGATTGAGATGCTGGAGACGGACGCCTTCAAGCTGCACTGCTTTCAGACACTCACaggtcttacatttacagtatttaccagaacaccttacaatcagtagttacagggacagtccccccggagacactcagggttaagtgtcttgctcagggacacgatgatagtaagtgggatgtcttacatttaccagatgcccttatccagagcgacttacgatcagtagttacagggacagtcccccctggagcaaattagggttaagggtcttgctcagggacacaatggtagtaagtggggtttgaacctgggtcttctggttcataggcgagtgtgttacccactaggctactaccacccttcaacACTGCTTTGACATTTTCAAATAGTGCGAATATTATTACCTAAATTACAGAGAACATGCTTCAGTACAATTCATTCTCCTCCTTTCCTCAAAATTCAAACATCCTGGGccgtaagaaaaaaaagtaaccaAAATAGATTTTCCATTTGCTTTGACAGGTATTAAGTTTATTGTGCTAGCAGACCCAAGGCAATCTGGAATTGATGGGCTGCTACGGAAGATTTATGAAATTTACTCTGACTTTGCCCTGAAGAATCCATTCTATTCTTTGGAGATGCCAATCAGGTATGATGCCTGCCTTTAGAAGTTTTGTGTATTTCGTGTATCAGATTTCATCTGAAATAAGTGGACCGAGGCGTCTAACAATaaaaagtccactttattgtcatctcaccatatacaagtataccggggcagtggtggcctagcggttaaggaagcggccccgtaatcagaaggttgccggttcgaatcccgatccgccactgagcaaagcaccgtccccacacactgctccccgggcgccggtcatggctgcccactgctcactcagggtgatgggttaaatgcagaggacaaatttcactgtgtgcactgtgtgctgtgctgctgtgtatcacatgtgacaatcacttcacttcgagagacgagattgcgaagcttttgagattcacagtgtgcaaaaagacgtAGTGCAAatcaaataacacacaacacaaaaacatgacaaaggacactgtggacattgtgcaccgagacataaaatagtgcaggtcgagacaaaccaggaagacaagtagcagcaataggACAATATATCAGTgcgtggatgtatttagtataaagtgtatgtggtgTATGATATGCTATGATGATAATGcggtagtagtgatatgacataacactgcagcacagtgtgaggtagtgagagattaAAGAGCAGGGTGCAGTACTGGTGTTCAGTACATTACATGtgtaatgtgcagtttgggagggaggaaatgtaaaatgtcactgGTGTGATGGCGCTTAACGTGTTCTACACCAACATGGTCCACGTCTGCTTGCAAATGCAGACAACACCAATGTTTTGAGGAGGCAGCAGCACTGCAAAGAAAAAACACGATCGATTTGATAAAGCACATCCAGAAAGATCGTGCCACAGAACACGTGCATACgtatatttctgtaaatgttatactgTATGGAAAACACGATCTCCTGACAAGTCTGATGTTTCCTTAAACATAACAGAGTAATCTCAGTCTCTTCGGGGATAGTAATCAACTCACCGGGTATTGGTGTCGGTGTCAGAACTCATTCCTAAAAACtttcatattaatatttaagCTTCAAAGGCTAAActttaattatataattattcagTTAGATTCTATACTactgtgcatttatttgttaaaaactGAGAACTATGTCcacatgtaaatattttgaCTGAAGTCAAGGTCCACTAGGAATCTATGGATTTGTCAAAACTATCTAAAATGTCTTTTATGTTCTCCAGATGTGAACTTTTTGACCAAAACCTGAAGAGCTCCTTGGAGATTGCTGAGAAGGCTGGTACCTTTGGGCCTGGGTCTTGAATAGAATAGCTGTGGGGGATGGAATACCATAGGACAGGGATATTTCCCCCTCAAAACCATGTCCCTAAAGAAGGGGGTGTGTTCCATGATTCCTGTGGATTTCATcactttaaaaagtgaaaaaaaaaaaaaaaaaagacacggcCTGCCTGGATCTTTGGCCGTAAACATGTAAATACAGCAtgataaatgttctgtttttttgtacataacgtGCTAATAAATAAATCTCACCTGAATTTATTATTTGTGGCTTTTAAAGAACTTCAGATCCTTGATTTACTGCCTGTGCTCCCTGTTATTAACGACTAGTTCTCTGATTCTGTGTAATTCATTAATGTGGTCAGCTGTTATAGAAAACCTTCACCATCAGTCCCCAAGGctttata is part of the Denticeps clupeoides chromosome 19, fDenClu1.1, whole genome shotgun sequence genome and harbors:
- the trappc4 gene encoding trafficking protein particle complex subunit 4; the protein is MAIFSVYVVNKAGGLIYQYDNYVPRAEAEKTFSFPLDLVLKVHDEKVVVSFGQRDGIRVGHAVLSINGVDVNGRQTAEGKDIVEYLKEPSNYPVSIRFGRARLSSNEKLMLASMFHSLFAIGSQLSPEVGSSGIEMLETDAFKLHCFQTLTGIKFIVLADPRQSGIDGLLRKIYEIYSDFALKNPFYSLEMPIRCELFDQNLKSSLEIAEKAGTFGPGS